The following are encoded in a window of Sulfitobacter sp. S190 genomic DNA:
- a CDS encoding 50S ribosomal protein L21 translates to MFAVLKTGGKQYKVQAGDMLRVERIAASAGEKVQFNEVLMLGGDEVTVGAPLIEDAGVQAEVVDQIKGEKVIHFVKRRRKHSSKRTKGHRQKLTLLKITDILEKGAGKSGVAAAIGTGSVSASAVAAMEERYTHNKTDQAEMAKRVEEGEAKEKSAKAPKAKAAAEKPAKAKKAAKSDGDDLSKISGVGPVIVGKLNDAGITTFAQIAAWTDTDVEEIEEKLSFKGRVGREDWIAQAKELAKG, encoded by the coding sequence ATGTTTGCGGTCCTGAAGACAGGCGGTAAGCAATATAAAGTACAAGCGGGCGATATGCTGCGCGTGGAACGTATTGCGGCATCTGCCGGTGAGAAAGTACAATTCAACGAAGTGCTGATGCTCGGTGGCGACGAAGTCACCGTTGGCGCACCTTTGATCGAAGACGCCGGCGTGCAAGCTGAAGTCGTCGACCAGATCAAAGGCGAGAAAGTCATCCACTTCGTCAAGCGTCGTCGGAAGCACTCTTCCAAGCGCACCAAGGGTCACCGTCAGAAGCTGACCCTGCTGAAGATCACTGACATCCTTGAAAAAGGTGCGGGCAAGTCCGGCGTTGCAGCCGCGATCGGCACCGGTTCGGTCAGCGCATCCGCCGTGGCCGCGATGGAAGAGCGTTACACCCACAACAAGACCGATCAGGCCGAGATGGCCAAACGCGTCGAAGAGGGTGAAGCCAAGGAAAAGTCCGCCAAGGCCCCCAAAGCCAAGGCCGCTGCCGAAAAGCCTGCCAAGGCGAAGAAGGCCGCAAAATCCGACGGTGACGACCTGAGCAAGATCTCTGGCGTTGGTCCGGTTATCGTAGGCAAGCTGAACGATGCAGGCATCACGACGTTTGCCCAGATCGCAGCATGGACCGATACGGACGTGGAAGAGATCGAAGAGAAACTGTCGTTCAAAGGGCGTGTGGGTCGTGAAGACTGGATCGCACAAGCCAAAGAACTGGCTAAAGGCTAA
- a CDS encoding virulence factor, with protein sequence MADVVVVYWRDIPAQVIVGKGRRGQKRPLPERFEQAIDRVAMKVGAGDTDAYLAEWRKAAPYAVEGDDAEVADAEAARLDAEYDRDRIKKLIANDGWA encoded by the coding sequence ATGGCTGACGTTGTCGTCGTTTACTGGCGTGACATTCCCGCACAAGTCATCGTGGGCAAAGGCCGTCGCGGCCAGAAGCGCCCCCTGCCCGAGCGGTTCGAGCAGGCGATTGACCGGGTGGCGATGAAGGTTGGCGCAGGCGATACCGATGCCTATCTTGCCGAGTGGCGCAAGGCGGCCCCCTATGCCGTCGAAGGTGACGATGCAGAAGTCGCAGACGCAGAAGCCGCTCGGCTGGACGCCGAATATGACCGTGACCGTATCAAGAAGTTAATCGCCAACGATGGTTGGGCCTGA
- a CDS encoding GNAT family N-acetyltransferase, which produces MDAPVVEQPTIVTERFALRPVRPSDLGRIEMYAADKRVAMSTSRIPHPLPPGVIDAFIERAMKPEREEDVWVMDGGAPDGTEVMGVISLTHLDRNQSEVGYWVAPPFWNTHLASDAVTALVAANPLDNDTMFASVFHDNPASAKVLTNAGFQYLGDAEIFSLARDAAVPTWTYSLRLKT; this is translated from the coding sequence ATGGATGCACCTGTCGTGGAACAGCCCACCATTGTCACAGAGCGTTTTGCGCTACGTCCCGTACGGCCCTCCGATTTGGGCCGCATCGAAATGTATGCCGCGGACAAGCGCGTTGCCATGAGCACGTCGCGTATTCCGCATCCGTTGCCGCCCGGTGTGATTGACGCATTCATCGAAAGAGCGATGAAGCCCGAGCGCGAGGAAGACGTCTGGGTCATGGATGGCGGCGCACCGGATGGTACCGAAGTCATGGGGGTCATCAGCCTGACCCATCTGGATCGCAACCAGTCCGAGGTCGGATATTGGGTGGCGCCCCCATTCTGGAACACGCATCTCGCCTCTGACGCCGTGACCGCGCTGGTGGCCGCCAATCCGCTGGATAACGACACGATGTTCGCAAGCGTTTTTCACGATAATCCCGCTTCCGCCAAGGTGCTTACAAATGCAGGCTTTCAATATCTCGGCGATGCGGAGATATTCAGCCTGGCACGTGACGCGGCCGTGCCGACCTGGACATACAGTCTGCGGCTCAAGACCTGA
- a CDS encoding methyltetrahydrofolate cobalamin methyltransferase — protein MTRTVVESKTKTTVIGFDEPFSVIGERINPTGRKILNEELERRDFSRVEADAVAQVAAGATILDVNSGAVFSNKMAEDPRYADNNFLEPTLMPELINRVQAVTDCPICIDSSVPGALENGLAAAEGRPLLNSVTGEEERLELVLPLVKKYNVPVVAISNDDTGISEDPEVRFAVAKKIVERAADFGIPAHDIVVDPLVMPIGAMATAGHQVFTLVRRLREELGVNTTCGASNISFGLPNRHGINNAFLPMAMGAGMTSAIMNPVALPVGPKKIAEKKAELDALGVVLPEGMDDEVFVQLFGMGSTKPRAGKEMEAIRAANFLFDRDPHGGDWIKFNKVAPKAGEEGRGRAGRTGGRRRRA, from the coding sequence ATGACCAGAACTGTCGTCGAATCCAAAACGAAAACCACCGTCATTGGCTTTGACGAGCCTTTCAGCGTCATCGGAGAGCGGATCAATCCGACCGGCCGCAAAATCCTCAACGAAGAGCTCGAGCGTCGCGATTTCAGTCGGGTAGAGGCAGATGCGGTGGCGCAGGTCGCGGCAGGTGCCACCATTCTCGACGTCAACTCGGGTGCGGTCTTCTCGAACAAGATGGCCGAGGATCCGCGCTACGCCGACAACAACTTTCTCGAACCCACGCTGATGCCAGAGCTCATCAACCGCGTTCAGGCCGTTACCGATTGCCCGATCTGCATCGACAGCTCTGTGCCGGGCGCTTTGGAAAACGGGCTTGCCGCGGCCGAGGGCCGCCCTCTTCTCAACTCAGTTACGGGCGAGGAAGAACGGCTCGAACTGGTCTTGCCGCTGGTCAAGAAATACAATGTGCCGGTCGTGGCGATTTCGAATGATGACACGGGCATTTCCGAAGATCCCGAAGTGCGCTTTGCCGTGGCCAAGAAAATCGTCGAACGCGCGGCAGACTTCGGCATTCCGGCGCATGACATCGTGGTGGACCCGTTGGTCATGCCCATCGGTGCAATGGCGACGGCGGGGCATCAGGTTTTCACACTCGTACGGCGCTTGCGTGAAGAACTTGGCGTGAACACCACGTGCGGCGCATCGAACATCAGCTTCGGGCTGCCTAATCGCCACGGAATCAACAATGCGTTTTTGCCGATGGCGATGGGCGCGGGCATGACCTCTGCGATCATGAATCCGGTCGCCCTACCCGTCGGCCCCAAGAAGATTGCGGAGAAGAAAGCAGAGCTGGACGCGCTTGGCGTCGTGCTGCCCGAAGGTATGGACGACGAAGTTTTCGTCCAACTCTTCGGCATGGGATCGACAAAACCGCGCGCGGGCAAGGAAATGGAAGCGATCAGAGCCGCAAATTTCCTGTTTGATCGTGATCCGCACGGCGGCGACTGGATCAAATTCAACAAGGTTGCGCCGAAGGCGGGCGAAGAAGGCCGCGGGCGCGCCGGACGTACAGGGGGCCGTCGCCGCCGGGCATAA
- a CDS encoding Ppx/GppA phosphatase family protein has protein sequence MAPKRSKGAGALERKKTALSPAPVSSRSNDLYAALDLGTNSCRMLIAQPKGGGFHVVDSFSKSVQLGAGLEKTGRLSRGSMSRTIQALRICQQKLRRNKVSRMRLVATEACRRALNGADFMRRVTRETGLRLDIIEPEQEAQLAVISCAPLVSPKTENLLVVDIGGGSTELVWIDISGVAPTERAQSIMRLHDGFRQAITDVPAAKVVDWISVPLGVATLRDQFSDVEDDAARFALMSWFFEENLTDFTPYQSAQPQERFQIVGTSGTVTTVAASHLGLRRYDRTKVDGLRMTSEQIDKVIHNYLAMGPAGRRVDPCIGHDRSALIMSGAAILQALMRCWPTDRLSVADRGLREGLLYAQMSADGVLEEGTF, from the coding sequence ATGGCGCCAAAGCGCTCCAAAGGTGCGGGCGCGCTCGAACGGAAAAAGACGGCTCTGAGCCCCGCGCCAGTTTCGTCCAGATCTAACGACCTATATGCGGCCCTGGATCTGGGCACAAATAGCTGTCGCATGTTGATCGCCCAGCCGAAAGGCGGGGGGTTTCATGTGGTGGATAGTTTCTCGAAGTCCGTGCAGCTTGGCGCGGGGCTCGAGAAAACCGGGCGATTGTCGCGCGGATCGATGTCACGTACCATTCAGGCACTGCGCATTTGCCAGCAAAAACTCAGACGCAACAAGGTCAGCCGGATGCGGCTCGTGGCCACCGAAGCCTGCCGCCGTGCGCTCAACGGCGCGGACTTCATGCGCCGCGTCACCCGCGAAACCGGTCTGCGGCTCGATATCATCGAACCGGAGCAGGAAGCGCAGTTGGCCGTGATTTCATGCGCGCCGCTGGTCAGCCCGAAAACGGAAAACCTGCTCGTCGTCGATATCGGCGGCGGATCGACCGAACTTGTCTGGATCGACATTTCCGGCGTCGCACCGACCGAGCGGGCGCAGTCGATCATGCGTCTGCACGACGGGTTCAGGCAGGCAATCACCGACGTTCCCGCCGCCAAGGTCGTTGACTGGATCAGCGTTCCCCTGGGGGTTGCCACCCTGCGCGACCAGTTTTCTGATGTCGAAGACGACGCCGCACGCTTTGCGCTGATGAGCTGGTTTTTCGAGGAAAACCTGACGGATTTTACGCCTTATCAATCAGCGCAACCGCAGGAACGGTTTCAGATCGTTGGCACGTCTGGTACCGTTACGACAGTTGCGGCATCGCATCTGGGCTTACGCCGCTATGACCGTACCAAGGTAGACGGGCTGCGCATGACGTCCGAGCAGATCGACAAGGTCATTCACAACTATCTCGCGATGGGCCCCGCAGGGCGCCGCGTCGATCCGTGCATCGGGCACGACAGGTCGGCGCTTATCATGTCGGGCGCCGCAATTTTGCAGGCCCTGATGCGCTGCTGGCCGACCGACAGGCTGAGCGTGGCGGACCGGGGCCTGCGCGAGGGCCTGCTTTATGCACAGATGAGCGCCGATGGCGTGCTTGAGGAAGGAACATTCTGA
- a CDS encoding DUF2059 domain-containing protein: MQPLRHLFLIPALFIALSASVLVGPAKAADRANLEAFLKTTGFDVALESIRLSADSAPQMLGLQADDFGSEWKRLVTEVFETDLMHGMAIDILGETLDDDELDHAADFYASDLGMRLVEAENRSHMIEEDGLKSESGGAILEGLKRIESPRVDILARMNDASGSIDSSVQAIQEVQIRFLMAAAGAGVVELQMDEPDLREAMQSQSDVMRESLQQSAMEGAAYTYQAFSDDEMIAYAEALEHPKMQKVYELMNAVQYEIMANRFEAVAARLQAMQPSQDL; the protein is encoded by the coding sequence ATGCAGCCGCTTCGACATCTATTTCTGATCCCCGCCCTGTTCATCGCGTTGAGTGCTTCCGTACTTGTCGGTCCGGCAAAGGCGGCCGATCGTGCGAATCTTGAGGCTTTTCTTAAAACGACCGGTTTCGACGTAGCGCTTGAGAGTATCCGACTGTCCGCCGACAGCGCCCCGCAGATGCTGGGCCTTCAGGCCGATGATTTCGGTTCTGAGTGGAAGCGGTTGGTCACGGAAGTATTCGAGACGGACCTGATGCACGGCATGGCAATCGACATCTTGGGCGAAACGCTCGACGATGACGAACTGGACCACGCCGCGGACTTCTACGCATCCGACTTGGGCATGCGGCTTGTCGAGGCTGAAAACCGGTCCCATATGATCGAGGAAGACGGGCTCAAGTCCGAAAGCGGCGGCGCGATTCTCGAAGGATTGAAGCGCATTGAAAGCCCCCGCGTGGACATACTGGCGCGGATGAACGATGCCAGCGGCAGCATCGACAGTTCTGTGCAGGCCATTCAGGAAGTGCAGATCCGCTTCCTGATGGCAGCTGCGGGTGCCGGTGTCGTCGAATTGCAGATGGACGAACCCGATTTGCGCGAAGCGATGCAAAGCCAGTCCGACGTCATGCGCGAAAGCCTGCAACAAAGTGCTATGGAGGGGGCCGCATATACCTACCAGGCCTTCTCCGATGACGAGATGATCGCCTATGCCGAAGCGCTCGAGCACCCGAAAATGCAGAAAGTCTATGAACTAATGAATGCCGTGCAGTACGAGATCATGGCGAACCGGTTCGAAGCGGTCGCGGCCCGCCTGCAAGCGATGCAGCCCAGTCAGGACCTTTGA
- a CDS encoding methylenetetrahydrofolate reductase, whose protein sequence is MALLNFRKKDDAAGQTPVNPHVEAFLRNYSIEVMPRTAEKVDDFADLLPAGTRVYIAHIEGTPIDDMVATAARLNAGGFAVMPHFPARIIKDRATLADWIARYQGEADVKQALLLAGGVTAPHGDFSDSMQLMETGLFDQAGFERLHVAGHPEGNRDIDASGTANVDAALRWKNEFQTRTDAKMAIATQFAFEAQPIIDWANGLQEAGITLPVHIGIAGPAKLQTLIKFAIACGVGPSLKVLQKRAMDVTKLLLPYEPTDVVTELAAHKASNPDFNISHVHFFPLGGIKTNAKWAQDNGGQSAVPANAS, encoded by the coding sequence ATGGCTTTGCTTAACTTCCGCAAAAAAGATGACGCCGCCGGTCAGACACCGGTCAATCCGCACGTCGAAGCGTTCTTGCGCAATTACTCTATCGAAGTGATGCCGCGTACCGCCGAGAAGGTCGATGATTTCGCGGATCTGCTTCCTGCCGGAACACGCGTCTACATCGCGCATATCGAGGGCACGCCCATCGACGATATGGTGGCAACGGCGGCCCGTCTGAATGCGGGCGGGTTTGCCGTCATGCCTCACTTCCCCGCGCGCATCATCAAGGATCGGGCGACGCTTGCCGACTGGATCGCGCGGTATCAAGGCGAAGCGGACGTCAAGCAGGCGCTGCTGCTGGCGGGCGGTGTCACGGCGCCGCACGGTGATTTCAGCGACAGTATGCAGCTGATGGAGACCGGTTTGTTCGATCAGGCGGGCTTTGAACGCCTCCATGTTGCGGGCCATCCCGAAGGAAATCGCGATATTGACGCGAGTGGAACCGCAAATGTCGATGCCGCGTTGCGCTGGAAAAACGAGTTCCAGACGCGCACGGATGCCAAGATGGCAATTGCGACCCAATTCGCTTTCGAAGCACAGCCGATCATCGACTGGGCCAATGGCCTGCAGGAGGCCGGGATCACCCTGCCCGTCCACATCGGCATCGCAGGTCCGGCAAAATTGCAGACGCTGATCAAATTCGCGATTGCCTGTGGCGTCGGGCCCTCCCTGAAGGTGCTGCAAAAGCGGGCGATGGACGTCACCAAGCTGCTGCTGCCATACGAGCCTACGGATGTCGTGACCGAACTGGCCGCGCACAAGGCGTCAAATCCGGATTTCAACATCAGCCACGTTCATTTTTTCCCGCTCGGTGGCATCAAGACGAACGCCAAATGGGCACAGGACAATGGCGGCCAATCGGCCGTTCCCGCAAACGCCTCTTAA
- a CDS encoding response regulator has product MRVLAVNDDAAGLEWVRELLAHMPDCEPVTAVSAHQAVALVQSAKRPFDCILIDHDLPDMPGTGLIPLIQQFPHYIDVPIIMMIDRLDHRHIIDAFVAGAFDYVTKPFAVDDLDAAIRGAELCLRAPRELRASSAPLSVQDRDPVMSFGSLSGASVQQDEKHCGFVSPLALENCITHVPADIRRGAGFALLQIDKVPGNDGSPRTEAAFINELSLHLVAELADTSSILAYLGANSFAILSFSKLQISPPPVAQRIERAVSETRQSFQMLTNAEATFRISTVNCADLPSDVEPLYVMQHARLQTQNAGHRAR; this is encoded by the coding sequence ATGCGTGTTCTTGCAGTAAACGACGATGCGGCAGGCCTTGAATGGGTCCGGGAGCTTTTGGCGCATATGCCGGACTGCGAGCCGGTTACTGCGGTGTCCGCCCATCAGGCGGTGGCGCTGGTTCAGTCGGCAAAGCGCCCGTTCGACTGTATTCTCATTGATCACGATCTGCCTGATATGCCGGGCACCGGTCTGATCCCGCTGATCCAGCAATTCCCGCATTACATCGATGTGCCGATTATCATGATGATTGACCGCCTTGATCACCGGCACATCATTGACGCTTTCGTGGCAGGTGCTTTTGACTATGTCACGAAGCCATTTGCGGTTGATGATCTTGACGCCGCCATCCGTGGTGCCGAACTTTGTCTGCGTGCACCGCGTGAATTGCGCGCCTCATCTGCGCCTCTGTCGGTGCAAGACCGCGATCCGGTCATGAGTTTCGGGTCATTGTCCGGAGCCAGCGTCCAGCAGGATGAAAAGCACTGCGGATTTGTCTCTCCCCTCGCTCTGGAAAACTGCATCACGCATGTGCCCGCCGACATACGCCGGGGTGCGGGATTTGCGCTTCTGCAAATCGATAAGGTGCCCGGCAACGATGGATCGCCCCGCACAGAGGCGGCCTTCATCAACGAACTGTCCCTGCATCTGGTCGCTGAGCTTGCGGATACGAGCAGCATACTTGCTTATCTCGGGGCCAATAGTTTCGCCATCCTCTCGTTTTCAAAGTTGCAAATTTCACCGCCTCCGGTGGCACAGCGGATCGAACGCGCCGTGTCGGAAACTCGGCAGTCGTTCCAGATGCTCACAAATGCGGAGGCGACGTTCCGGATCAGCACAGTCAACTGCGCAGATCTGCCCTCCGACGTGGAGCCGCTCTACGTGATGCAACATGCCCGTTTGCAAACCCAGAACGCGGGCCACCGCGCACGTTAA
- the rpmA gene encoding 50S ribosomal protein L27, translating into MAHKKAGGSSRNGRDSAGRRLGVKKYGGEVVVPGNIIVRQRGTKFWPGEGVGMGKDHTIFATVDGNVQFHKGLKKRTFISIVPAAEAAE; encoded by the coding sequence ATGGCACATAAAAAAGCAGGCGGTTCATCCCGTAACGGGCGCGACTCAGCTGGTCGTCGCCTTGGCGTCAAGAAATACGGCGGCGAAGTTGTCGTTCCCGGTAACATCATCGTGCGTCAGCGCGGCACAAAGTTCTGGCCCGGTGAAGGCGTCGGTATGGGCAAGGATCACACGATCTTTGCAACCGTCGACGGCAATGTTCAGTTCCACAAGGGCCTGAAAAAGCGCACGTTCATTTCGATCGTCCCGGCCGCGGAAGCCGCTGAGTAA
- the obgE gene encoding GTPase ObgE yields MKFLDLAKVYIRSGAGGGGCVSFRREKYIEFGGPDGGDGGGGGTVWAEAVDGLNTLIDFRYQQHFFAKNGQPGMGKQRTGKDGDDIVLRVPVGTEILDEDQETVIADMTELGQRVELARGGNGGWGNLHFKSSTNQAPRRSNPGQDGVERTLWLRLKLIADVGLLGLPNAGKSTFLAATSNARPKIADYPFTTLHPNLGVVGVDNTEFVVADIPGLIEGAHEGRGIGDRFLGHVERCAVLLHLVDGTSETIADDYRTIITELEAYGGELAEKPRITVLNKVDALDEEQTATAKKELENACSGEVMLMSGVAKTNTTEVLRALRAEIDDDRIRQKPAEEATPWQP; encoded by the coding sequence ATGAAGTTTCTCGACCTTGCCAAAGTCTACATCCGTTCCGGCGCTGGCGGGGGTGGGTGCGTATCGTTCAGACGCGAAAAATACATCGAATTCGGTGGCCCGGACGGGGGCGACGGCGGCGGTGGAGGTACAGTCTGGGCAGAAGCGGTGGACGGTCTGAACACCCTGATCGACTTCCGTTATCAGCAGCACTTTTTTGCGAAAAACGGTCAGCCCGGAATGGGAAAACAGCGCACCGGCAAGGATGGCGATGACATCGTTCTGCGTGTCCCCGTGGGGACCGAAATTCTTGACGAGGATCAGGAGACCGTCATCGCGGACATGACCGAGCTGGGCCAACGGGTCGAGCTGGCACGCGGAGGCAATGGCGGTTGGGGCAATTTGCACTTCAAGTCGTCCACCAACCAAGCACCACGGCGCTCCAATCCGGGGCAGGACGGTGTAGAGCGGACCCTTTGGCTGCGGCTCAAACTCATCGCAGATGTCGGTTTGCTGGGCCTACCCAACGCGGGAAAATCGACCTTCCTTGCGGCAACATCCAATGCGCGGCCCAAGATCGCGGACTATCCCTTCACAACCCTTCACCCGAATTTGGGTGTGGTCGGTGTGGATAACACTGAGTTCGTCGTCGCGGACATACCCGGATTGATCGAGGGTGCGCACGAAGGCCGCGGCATCGGGGACCGGTTTCTGGGGCACGTGGAGCGCTGCGCCGTGCTCTTGCATCTGGTTGACGGGACCTCGGAAACGATTGCCGATGATTACCGCACCATCATTACAGAGCTTGAGGCATATGGCGGCGAATTGGCCGAAAAACCGCGCATTACGGTGCTCAACAAGGTTGATGCACTGGATGAAGAACAGACCGCAACCGCCAAGAAAGAATTAGAAAATGCCTGTAGCGGTGAGGTGATGTTGATGTCCGGCGTCGCCAAGACGAATACGACCGAAGTGCTGCGCGCCTTGCGGGCCGAGATAGACGATGATCGTATTCGGCAAAAACCAGCGGAGGAGGCCACACCGTGGCAACCCTGA
- a CDS encoding LysE family translocator, protein MTVAVLPLAIFAASQVGTPGPANMALLATGARFGFRAALPFVAGVALGKQLIIWPIGFGLMQLAESAPGLFTALKYASAAYIIWLAWKVANLRLGVSDAGARAPGFAAGLIVHPLNPKAWAMIVGSFTAFVADGTSALVATATIAAVLLACQLLMHPLWTLGGEAIAKSVAGTKLEPYLMYTLAGLTVASVLFVLFAGGA, encoded by the coding sequence ATGACTGTCGCCGTTCTGCCGCTGGCCATTTTCGCGGCCAGTCAAGTGGGCACACCGGGCCCCGCGAACATGGCGTTGCTGGCGACCGGCGCGCGCTTCGGGTTTCGTGCGGCCTTGCCGTTTGTTGCAGGCGTGGCGCTTGGCAAACAACTCATCATCTGGCCGATCGGTTTCGGGTTGATGCAGCTGGCCGAAAGCGCGCCCGGCCTGTTCACTGCGCTCAAATACGCCTCTGCCGCCTATATTATCTGGCTGGCCTGGAAGGTCGCGAACCTTCGGCTGGGTGTGTCCGATGCGGGCGCCCGGGCGCCCGGCTTTGCGGCGGGCCTTATAGTACACCCCCTCAACCCAAAGGCATGGGCGATGATCGTCGGCAGTTTTACCGCTTTTGTGGCGGATGGAACGTCGGCACTTGTTGCCACCGCCACGATTGCCGCCGTGCTCTTGGCGTGTCAGCTGCTCATGCATCCGCTCTGGACCTTGGGCGGCGAAGCGATTGCGAAATCTGTGGCGGGAACGAAGCTTGAACCTTATCTGATGTACACCCTTGCAGGGCTGACCGTCGCGTCCGTCCTGTTTGTCCTATTTGCCGGAGGAGCCTGA
- a CDS encoding DUF2059 domain-containing protein — protein sequence MRFISALCFLLTMGVAAFADARHTVLMDVMRIDELSVILSGEGQVFADNLNTDWLAGQGGAGWQQFVDDIYDPAKIAEGIRAGIEPALEGAAVEEAIAFYATDLGQQVISLENSARAAMADPDIEAAARDAYTSVAGTDDPRIVQIDRMIAAGDLVNRNVTSALNSNYQFLRALVDGDVYALSDAEILEDVQSERDEITADTANWLGAFLLLAYSPLSLEDLTRYAEFAQSDAGMALNAGIFAGFDPLYADISYALGRALALNMTAEEL from the coding sequence ATGCGGTTCATTTCGGCACTGTGCTTTTTGCTCACGATGGGCGTCGCTGCATTTGCCGACGCGCGTCACACGGTATTGATGGACGTGATGCGCATCGACGAGTTGTCTGTGATCCTGAGCGGCGAAGGACAGGTATTCGCGGACAACCTGAACACGGACTGGCTGGCCGGGCAGGGTGGGGCAGGCTGGCAACAATTCGTCGATGACATCTACGACCCCGCCAAGATCGCGGAAGGGATCCGCGCAGGCATTGAACCGGCGCTCGAGGGGGCAGCGGTGGAAGAGGCCATTGCCTTTTACGCCACCGACCTCGGCCAGCAGGTCATCAGCCTCGAAAACTCCGCCCGTGCGGCGATGGCCGATCCTGACATAGAAGCTGCAGCACGCGATGCCTACACTTCGGTCGCGGGAACGGATGATCCGCGCATCGTGCAGATCGACCGCATGATTGCTGCGGGTGATCTGGTGAACCGAAATGTGACCTCCGCTTTGAACTCCAACTACCAATTCTTGCGCGCCTTGGTCGACGGAGATGTCTATGCGCTGTCGGATGCGGAAATTCTCGAGGATGTGCAGTCGGAGCGCGACGAGATAACGGCAGACACCGCGAACTGGCTTGGGGCTTTTCTACTGCTTGCCTACAGCCCTCTGAGCTTAGAGGATCTGACGCGATATGCCGAATTCGCCCAAAGCGATGCCGGCATGGCGCTCAATGCTGGCATATTTGCGGGTTTCGATCCGCTTTACGCCGACATTTCCTATGCTTTGGGTCGCGCGCTGGCGCTGAATATGACGGCCGAAGAACTTTAG
- a CDS encoding RlmE family RNA methyltransferase, giving the protein MGKTPTGKNTSGRGQRELKVKVKSARGRKLSSTRWLQRQLNDPYVKRARTEGYRGRAAYKIMELDDKYRFLVPGARIVDLGAAPGGWCQVAVKRCNVLGEKSGKAQGTILGIDLQEMEPIAGCELHQLDFMEDDADIKVKEWLGGKADVVMSDMAASSSGHKQTDHLRIIALCEAAAYFAFDVLDEGGTFVAKVLAGGAEGELQKLLKRRFTKVANIKPPASRSDSSEKFVVATGFKAQGDTED; this is encoded by the coding sequence ATGGGCAAGACGCCGACAGGAAAAAACACATCCGGCCGCGGCCAGCGCGAGCTGAAGGTCAAGGTCAAATCGGCCCGCGGGCGCAAGCTCAGCTCGACGCGGTGGTTGCAGCGTCAGCTCAACGATCCCTACGTCAAACGCGCCCGCACCGAAGGATATCGCGGGCGCGCGGCCTATAAGATCATGGAACTTGACGACAAGTACCGCTTTCTTGTGCCGGGTGCCCGGATCGTCGATCTGGGCGCCGCGCCGGGGGGCTGGTGCCAGGTTGCCGTCAAACGCTGCAATGTGCTGGGCGAAAAATCCGGGAAGGCACAAGGCACCATTCTGGGCATCGATTTGCAGGAAATGGAACCGATCGCGGGCTGTGAATTGCATCAGCTGGATTTCATGGAGGATGACGCCGATATCAAGGTGAAGGAATGGCTTGGCGGCAAGGCGGACGTGGTGATGTCGGATATGGCGGCGTCATCTTCGGGCCATAAGCAAACCGACCACCTGCGCATTATCGCCCTGTGCGAAGCAGCTGCCTATTTCGCTTTCGATGTGCTGGACGAGGGCGGCACATTCGTGGCCAAAGTACTGGCGGGCGGCGCCGAGGGCGAATTGCAAAAGCTCCTGAAGCGGCGTTTCACCAAGGTCGCCAACATCAAGCCACCGGCAAGCCGGTCTGACAGTTCCGAGAAATTCGTTGTGGCGACGGGGTTCAAGGCCCAAGGCGATACAGAAGATTGA